Proteins from a single region of Geminocystis sp. M7585_C2015_104:
- the rpiA gene encoding ribose-5-phosphate isomerase RpiA — MNQAPVELMKQEVGKAAAQRVQSNCIVGLGTGSTTAYAIEYIGKRLTKGEISNVVGIPTSYQAEVLARKYGIPLTTLDMVDHIDIAIDGADEVDPHKNLIKGGGAAHTREKVVDSLADLFIVVVDSSKLVEKLGTTFALPVEVIPMAVTPVMRQLEKLGGKPELRMGVKKAGPVVTDQGNLVIDVKFDSIDEPAELEKTINNIPGVVENGLFVGLADVILVGEIVDGKPVVREIS, encoded by the coding sequence ATGAATCAAGCCCCTGTAGAATTAATGAAGCAAGAGGTGGGAAAGGCAGCGGCGCAAAGGGTACAATCCAATTGTATAGTAGGACTAGGGACAGGTTCTACTACTGCTTATGCCATTGAGTATATTGGCAAGAGGTTGACAAAGGGTGAAATCAGCAATGTGGTGGGAATACCAACATCCTATCAGGCGGAGGTGTTGGCGAGAAAGTATGGCATCCCTCTAACTACTTTGGACATGGTAGACCATATTGATATTGCCATAGATGGTGCTGATGAGGTAGACCCCCATAAAAATCTTATCAAAGGGGGAGGGGCTGCCCACACTCGGGAGAAAGTGGTAGATAGTCTGGCCGACTTATTTATAGTTGTAGTAGATAGTAGTAAACTAGTGGAAAAATTGGGCACCACCTTTGCCCTACCCGTGGAGGTGATACCCATGGCTGTAACCCCGGTGATGAGACAGTTAGAAAAACTGGGGGGAAAGCCAGAGTTGAGGATGGGAGTGAAAAAGGCAGGCCCGGTGGTGACGGATCAAGGTAATCTAGTGATAGACGTAAAGTTTGACTCTATTGACGAGCCGGCTGAGTTAGAAAAAACTATCAATAATATACCAGGGGTTGTAGAGAATGGTTTGTTTGTAGGGCTAGCCGATGTGATTTTGGTGGGCGAGATTGTAGACGGCAAACCAGTGGTAAGAGAAATTTCCTAA